A DNA window from Christiangramia salexigens contains the following coding sequences:
- the tsf gene encoding translation elongation factor Ts: MAKITAAEVNKLRKATGAGMMDCKKALVEADGDFDQAIELLRKKGQKVAAKRADRESSEGAAIANVNSDNSKGVIISLNCETDFVAKNDDFIKLANDFAELALNYSTKEELLAADYNGITVEDKLTEQTGVIGEKIEIGAFRTLEAPFVGSYIHAGNKIAVLTGLSKNVDGAEEAAKNVSMQAAAMNPVALNEEGVDQATIDKEIEIAKDTLREEGKPENMLDKIAQGKIQRFFKDNTLVHQAYIKDNKQSIAQYVKSVDSELEVVAFERVALG; the protein is encoded by the coding sequence ATGGCTAAGATAACCGCCGCTGAAGTAAATAAATTAAGAAAAGCTACCGGTGCAGGAATGATGGACTGCAAGAAAGCATTGGTTGAAGCTGATGGTGATTTTGATCAGGCAATCGAATTGCTACGTAAAAAAGGTCAGAAAGTTGCTGCAAAGAGAGCCGACAGAGAATCTTCTGAAGGAGCTGCAATTGCAAATGTAAACTCTGACAATTCTAAAGGTGTTATCATTTCTTTGAACTGTGAGACCGACTTCGTTGCAAAGAATGATGATTTCATCAAACTTGCTAATGATTTTGCTGAATTAGCTCTTAATTACTCAACTAAAGAAGAGTTATTGGCAGCAGATTATAACGGGATCACTGTAGAAGATAAGTTAACTGAGCAAACCGGAGTTATCGGTGAAAAGATCGAGATCGGTGCTTTCAGAACTTTAGAGGCTCCATTCGTAGGATCTTACATCCACGCTGGTAACAAGATCGCTGTTCTTACAGGACTTTCTAAGAATGTAGACGGAGCTGAAGAAGCTGCTAAGAATGTATCTATGCAGGCTGCGGCAATGAACCCGGTTGCATTGAATGAAGAAGGTGTAGACCAGGCTACTATAGATAAAGAAATTGAGATCGCTAAGGATACACTTCGTGAAGAAGGTAAGCCAGAGAATATGTTAGACAAGATCGCTCAAGGTAAAATTCAGCGTTTCTTTAAAGACAATACTTTGGTACACCAAGCTTACATTAAAGACAACAAACAAAGTATCGCACAGTACGTTAAGTCTGTAGACAGCGAGCTAGAGGTTGTTGCTTTTGAGCGTGTAGCTTTAGGATAA
- a CDS encoding NifU family protein, producing the protein MTSEEVKFNVEKALAEIRPFLESDGGNISLVSIEDDRLVKVQLEGACVGCTVNQMTLKSGVEMTIKKYVPQIEKVVNVEK; encoded by the coding sequence ATGACAAGCGAAGAAGTAAAATTCAATGTTGAAAAGGCCTTAGCCGAGATTCGCCCTTTCCTGGAAAGCGATGGTGGGAACATTTCCCTGGTTTCTATAGAGGATGATCGCCTTGTAAAGGTTCAGCTTGAGGGTGCCTGTGTAGGATGCACGGTTAACCAGATGACTTTAAAAAGCGGGGTGGAGATGACTATTAAAAAATATGTACCACAAATTGAAAAGGTGGTAAATGTTGAAAAATAG
- the rpsI gene encoding 30S ribosomal protein S9 yields MEVIHKIGRRKTAVARVYVSEGKGNITVNKKDLKDYFTTGTLLYKVNQPMMLTENEGNFDVKINVYGGGITGQAEAIRLALSRAMVALDEENHGALKPEGLLTRDPRMVERKKYGQKKARKKFQFSKR; encoded by the coding sequence ATGGAGGTAATTCACAAAATTGGCCGTAGAAAAACAGCTGTGGCCCGTGTATATGTTTCAGAAGGAAAAGGAAACATTACCGTAAACAAGAAAGACCTTAAAGATTACTTCACAACTGGTACACTTTTATACAAAGTAAACCAGCCAATGATGCTTACCGAGAACGAAGGAAACTTCGACGTTAAAATTAACGTATACGGTGGTGGTATCACTGGACAGGCTGAAGCGATCCGTCTTGCACTTTCCAGAGCTATGGTAGCGCTAGACGAAGAAAACCATGGCGCTCTTAAGCCAGAAGGTCTTCTTACTAGAGATCCACGTATGGTAGAACGTAAGAAATACGGTCAGAAGAAAGCCCGTAAGAAATTCCAGTTCTCTAAACGTTAA
- a CDS encoding DUF3050 domain-containing protein, whose product MIKEINESLKPLTNQLINHSLYQKINTPEQLQIFMEHHVFAVWDFMSLLTALQERLTKTTNPWLPIGNPETRYLINEIVLAEETDININNQRQSHFEMYLDAMSAAGAEKKKIEDFLMQVTHGTDIFLIIAASKLPVSIKQFLKNTFEVVYSGEPHKIAAAFTFGREGLIPDMFSSIIGKIQKNFPEDDLSLFKYYFDRHIELDGDEHGPMAFRMVEELCGNDERKWAEAKATSETALRSRIELWDGIESEILKKADKQYA is encoded by the coding sequence ATGATAAAAGAGATAAACGAAAGTTTAAAGCCTCTAACCAACCAGTTAATTAATCATTCATTATATCAAAAAATCAATACTCCGGAGCAACTTCAAATCTTCATGGAGCATCACGTCTTTGCAGTATGGGATTTCATGTCCCTTTTAACCGCATTGCAGGAGAGATTGACGAAAACCACGAATCCATGGTTGCCGATTGGAAATCCGGAAACGCGCTACCTTATTAATGAGATCGTACTTGCCGAAGAAACCGACATCAATATTAACAATCAGCGGCAGAGCCATTTTGAAATGTATCTGGACGCGATGTCTGCTGCCGGAGCTGAAAAAAAGAAGATCGAAGATTTTCTAATGCAGGTTACTCATGGGACAGATATTTTTTTGATCATTGCCGCAAGCAAATTACCTGTGAGCATTAAGCAGTTCCTGAAAAACACTTTTGAGGTGGTATATAGTGGTGAGCCTCATAAGATCGCAGCGGCATTCACTTTTGGACGAGAAGGATTGATCCCGGATATGTTCTCCTCTATTATTGGAAAGATCCAGAAGAACTTTCCTGAAGACGATCTAAGCCTCTTTAAATACTATTTTGACCGACATATTGAGTTGGATGGAGATGAACATGGTCCCATGGCTTTTAGAATGGTAGAAGAGCTTTGTGGAAACGATGAGAGAAAATGGGCTGAAGCTAAAGCAACATCAGAAACTGCACTTAGAAGCCGAATTGAGCTTTGGGATGGAATTGAGTCAGAGATCTTGAAAAAAGCAGATAAGCAATATGCTTAG
- the trmB gene encoding tRNA (guanosine(46)-N7)-methyltransferase TrmB, which produces MGSKNKLKRFRENEKFENVIQPSREELLDDSFELKGEWSREFFNNDNPIVLELGCGKGEYTVELARKYPEKNFIGVDIKGARFWRGAKTALEEGLENVAFVRTQIELIEGVFTQGEVSEIWITFPDPQIKYKRTKHRLTNSDFLRKYKTILNEDGLMHLKTDSEFMHGYTLGLLHGAGHEVLYAHHDIYSNEYSPKEVTGIQTFYEKQYLEKGKPITYIQFKIN; this is translated from the coding sequence GTGGGAAGCAAGAATAAACTCAAGCGCTTTAGGGAAAACGAAAAGTTTGAAAATGTAATTCAACCTTCAAGAGAGGAATTACTGGACGATTCATTTGAATTAAAAGGAGAATGGAGTCGGGAATTCTTTAATAACGATAATCCAATTGTACTGGAACTTGGTTGTGGAAAAGGTGAATATACCGTGGAACTCGCAAGGAAGTATCCGGAAAAGAATTTTATTGGAGTAGATATCAAAGGAGCCAGATTCTGGCGAGGAGCGAAAACAGCTTTGGAAGAAGGCCTCGAAAATGTTGCTTTTGTAAGGACTCAGATAGAGCTTATAGAAGGTGTTTTTACTCAGGGTGAGGTGAGTGAGATATGGATCACTTTTCCAGATCCGCAGATAAAGTATAAGAGAACCAAGCACCGACTTACGAATTCAGATTTTCTAAGAAAGTATAAAACGATTCTGAATGAAGATGGTTTAATGCATCTTAAAACCGATTCAGAATTCATGCATGGCTATACTTTAGGTCTGTTGCATGGCGCCGGACATGAGGTGCTTTATGCGCATCACGATATTTATAGCAATGAATATTCGCCAAAAGAGGTGACCGGGATACAGACATTTTACGAAAAACAGTATCTTGAAAAAGGTAAACCTATTACTTATATTCAGTTCAAGATTAATTAA
- a CDS encoding LysE family translocator, with translation MEETKLFLITYFAAFLGVIPPGLVNMTVAKTCVERGKKNGIYVAVGAALVVLIQALIAVLLAKYIFDHPLVRRIFLRAGLVIFIILGIYFFIKAKSKKAIRPSAKKANANSILKGMLVAVLNVFPIPYFVAIAGAMNVNHEMTYDWSVSIAFALAACLGSFTTLYLYVFSFAKIEEKVESFAKYSNYFMAGLMLILIVITLIRMYNF, from the coding sequence TTGGAAGAAACAAAACTTTTCCTCATAACTTATTTTGCGGCATTCCTTGGTGTGATTCCTCCGGGGCTGGTCAATATGACGGTGGCAAAAACCTGCGTAGAGCGGGGTAAAAAGAACGGAATCTATGTCGCCGTTGGAGCAGCACTTGTTGTTCTTATCCAGGCTTTGATCGCTGTATTGCTCGCAAAATATATTTTTGATCATCCTCTGGTTCGGCGAATTTTTCTTCGAGCAGGCTTAGTGATTTTTATAATTCTTGGGATTTATTTTTTTATAAAAGCGAAAAGTAAAAAGGCAATCCGGCCATCTGCTAAGAAAGCAAATGCAAATAGTATCCTTAAGGGTATGCTCGTTGCTGTACTGAATGTATTTCCTATACCTTATTTTGTGGCCATTGCCGGTGCGATGAACGTAAATCATGAAATGACCTATGACTGGTCTGTAAGTATAGCATTTGCTCTTGCTGCTTGTCTGGGAAGTTTTACTACACTTTATTTATATGTATTCTCTTTTGCTAAGATCGAAGAGAAAGTCGAGTCCTTTGCGAAGTACTCCAATTACTTCATGGCCGGACTTATGCTTATTCTTATAGTGATCACCCTTATTAGAATGTATAATTTTTAA
- the rplM gene encoding 50S ribosomal protein L13: MDTLSYKTVSANKATRTKEWVVVDADGQNLGRLASKVAYLLRGKHKPNFTPHVDCGDNVIVLNAQGINLTGKKWDAKEYIRHTGFPGGQKSLTAAELFEKSPERLVEKAIKGMLPKNKLGADLFRNLKVYVGSDHDHEAQKPKTINLNDVK, translated from the coding sequence GTGGACACATTAAGTTACAAAACAGTATCGGCTAATAAAGCCACCAGAACCAAAGAATGGGTTGTGGTAGATGCTGACGGACAAAATTTAGGTCGTCTTGCTTCTAAAGTAGCATACCTACTTAGAGGAAAGCACAAGCCTAACTTCACCCCACATGTTGATTGCGGAGACAATGTAATTGTATTGAATGCGCAAGGAATCAACTTGACAGGAAAGAAATGGGACGCGAAAGAATACATCCGTCACACAGGCTTCCCGGGTGGACAAAAAAGTCTAACAGCTGCCGAATTATTCGAAAAAAGTCCTGAGAGACTTGTCGAAAAGGCCATTAAAGGAATGCTTCCAAAGAACAAACTTGGAGCAGACTTATTCAGAAATTTAAAGGTTTATGTAGGATCAGATCACGATCACGAAGCTCAAAAACCTAAAACTATTAACTTAAACGACGTTAAGTAA
- a CDS encoding Mrp/NBP35 family ATP-binding protein: MKLNRKEILQALESITVAGEGSNMVESGAVQNVMTFGDEVVVDLVLSTPALHIKKRAEVDVMKAIHEKVYEKAKVKVNIKVQASEKKPEIKGKQIPGINNIIAVASGKGGVGKSTVTANLAVTLSKMGFKVGILDADIYGPSVPIMFDVEAERPLSVTVDGKSKMKPVENYGVKVLSIGFFTKPNQAVVWRGPMAAKALNQMIFDAAWGELDFLLIDLPPGTGDIHLSIMQSLPITGSVIVSTPQNVALADAKKGVAMFQQESINVPVLGIIENMAYFTPEELPENKYYIFGQEGARNLSQDLKVPFLGEIPLVQSLRESGDIGRPAALQTATPLEAAFEDITRNMVQETVNRNKHLPPTEAIKITTMAGCSAVKKK, from the coding sequence ATGAAATTGAACAGAAAAGAAATTTTACAGGCACTGGAAAGCATCACGGTAGCAGGAGAAGGTAGCAATATGGTGGAGAGTGGTGCAGTGCAAAATGTAATGACCTTTGGAGATGAAGTGGTTGTAGACCTTGTGTTAAGTACTCCGGCCCTTCATATTAAGAAACGTGCCGAAGTGGATGTGATGAAAGCTATCCATGAAAAGGTTTATGAAAAAGCCAAGGTTAAAGTAAATATCAAAGTGCAGGCCTCAGAAAAAAAGCCTGAGATAAAAGGAAAGCAAATTCCGGGTATCAATAATATTATTGCTGTTGCATCTGGTAAAGGAGGCGTGGGTAAATCTACAGTGACGGCCAACCTGGCGGTTACCTTGTCTAAGATGGGCTTTAAGGTAGGTATTCTTGATGCCGATATATATGGACCATCTGTTCCAATCATGTTCGATGTTGAGGCTGAAAGACCTCTTTCGGTAACTGTAGATGGTAAATCTAAAATGAAGCCGGTAGAGAATTATGGTGTTAAAGTACTGTCTATAGGATTTTTCACCAAGCCTAATCAGGCTGTGGTATGGAGAGGACCGATGGCTGCAAAGGCGCTTAATCAAATGATCTTTGATGCTGCCTGGGGAGAGCTGGATTTCTTATTGATAGATCTTCCTCCGGGAACGGGTGATATTCACCTGTCTATAATGCAATCTCTGCCTATTACAGGTTCAGTTATCGTAAGTACACCACAAAATGTGGCATTAGCCGATGCTAAAAAAGGTGTCGCTATGTTCCAGCAGGAAAGTATAAATGTTCCTGTTTTGGGAATCATAGAGAATATGGCCTATTTCACACCTGAGGAATTACCTGAAAACAAATATTATATCTTCGGACAGGAAGGCGCAAGAAACCTTTCGCAGGATCTTAAAGTTCCATTCCTTGGTGAAATCCCATTGGTACAAAGCTTAAGAGAATCGGGCGATATTGGAAGACCGGCAGCACTTCAAACAGCAACACCGCTGGAAGCAGCTTTTGAAGATATTACAAGAAATATGGTGCAGGAAACTGTAAATAGAAATAAACATCTGCCTCCAACAGAAGCCATTAAGATCACAACCATGGCTGGGTGTAGCGCGGTTAAAAAGAAATAA
- the rpsB gene encoding 30S ribosomal protein S2 has translation MANKVEVKELLDAGVHFGHLTRRWNPNMAPYIYMERNGIHIINLYKSAAKMQEAGEALAKIAASGRKILFVATKKQAKEIVAEQAEKANMPYITERWPGGMLTNFVTIRKAVKKMASIDRMKKDGTFNSLSKKERLQVDRLRAKLEKNLGSISDMSRLPAALFVVDTTREHIAIKEAQKLNIPIFAMVDTNSDPREVEYVIPSNDDASKSIGKVVSYVADSIVEGLSERKSTKDKDSKKKDETSDKAPKAKKEKAEAPSKDAEDKKAMKEAKKDVKLESKKETLDKAGSNEEE, from the coding sequence ATGGCAAACAAAGTAGAAGTAAAAGAATTACTTGATGCTGGTGTTCATTTTGGACACTTAACCAGACGTTGGAATCCAAATATGGCCCCATATATCTATATGGAGCGTAACGGGATCCACATCATCAACTTATATAAAAGTGCTGCTAAAATGCAGGAAGCTGGTGAAGCTCTTGCAAAGATCGCAGCAAGCGGAAGAAAGATCCTTTTCGTAGCTACTAAAAAACAAGCGAAAGAGATCGTTGCTGAACAGGCTGAAAAGGCTAATATGCCTTATATCACCGAGCGTTGGCCTGGTGGTATGCTTACAAACTTCGTTACTATCCGTAAAGCTGTTAAGAAAATGGCTTCTATTGACAGAATGAAGAAAGACGGAACTTTTAACTCTCTTTCTAAAAAAGAGCGTCTTCAGGTAGATCGTCTTAGAGCTAAGCTAGAGAAGAACTTAGGTTCAATCTCAGACATGTCTAGACTTCCAGCTGCGCTTTTCGTTGTAGATACCACACGTGAGCACATTGCGATCAAAGAAGCACAAAAACTAAACATTCCAATTTTTGCGATGGTAGATACAAATTCAGACCCACGTGAGGTTGAATACGTAATCCCATCTAACGACGATGCCTCTAAATCTATTGGTAAAGTTGTTTCTTATGTTGCAGATTCTATCGTAGAAGGTCTTTCTGAAAGAAAATCGACTAAAGATAAAGATTCTAAGAAGAAAGATGAAACTTCAGACAAAGCTCCTAAAGCAAAAAAGGAGAAAGCTGAAGCTCCTTCTAAAGATGCCGAGGATAAAAAGGCAATGAAAGAAGCTAAAAAAGATGTTAAGCTTGAATCTAAAAAAGAAACTTTAGATAAAGCTGGATCTAACGAAGAAGAATAA
- a CDS encoding tRNA1(Val) (adenine(37)-N6)-methyltransferase — protein sequence MSNKPFKFKQFSVSQDRCAMKIGTDGVLLGAWSSLKHQPESILDIGTGTGVIALMLAQRSDAGLIDALEIEENAYEQAVENFEQSDWGDRLFCYHAGFDEFVDEMKDEEAYDLIISNPPFYSEDYKSGNDNRDQARFADALPLTELIEGASLLLSDNGHFDLIIPFGEEKTALQIAASFNLFPRRITRVKGTESSPVKRSLISFSFDETRTAIDELVLEVSRHNYTEEFKNLVSDFYLKL from the coding sequence ATGTCCAATAAACCATTCAAATTCAAACAGTTTAGTGTATCACAAGATCGCTGTGCGATGAAAATCGGGACAGACGGTGTTCTGCTCGGCGCCTGGTCTTCATTGAAGCATCAACCCGAAAGCATATTAGACATAGGCACCGGGACAGGAGTGATCGCACTAATGTTGGCACAGAGATCTGACGCGGGACTTATAGACGCACTGGAGATCGAAGAAAATGCCTATGAGCAGGCTGTAGAGAATTTTGAACAAAGTGACTGGGGTGACAGGCTCTTTTGCTACCACGCAGGTTTTGATGAATTTGTGGATGAAATGAAAGATGAGGAAGCATATGATCTCATCATCTCCAATCCACCATTCTATTCCGAAGATTATAAATCAGGAAATGACAATCGCGACCAGGCCAGATTTGCAGATGCCCTTCCTTTAACTGAACTGATAGAAGGGGCCTCCCTCCTGCTTTCAGACAATGGCCATTTTGACCTCATTATCCCATTTGGTGAAGAAAAAACTGCGCTCCAGATAGCTGCCTCATTCAATTTATTCCCCAGAAGGATCACAAGAGTCAAAGGAACAGAATCTTCTCCTGTAAAAAGAAGTCTTATCAGTTTTAGTTTCGATGAAACCAGGACAGCAATAGATGAACTCGTTCTTGAGGTATCCAGACATAATTATACCGAAGAATTTAAAAATCTCGTTTCAGATTTCTACCTGAAATTATAA
- a CDS encoding 2Fe-2S iron-sulfur cluster-binding protein has translation MADVKITIIDREGEAHTIDAPTDMNMNLMEVIRSYELAPEGTIGICGGMAMCASCQCYIHNFEHMLPEKSYEEEDMLDQAFFVEDNSRLSCQIPITEDLEGLEVKIAPASE, from the coding sequence ATGGCGGACGTAAAGATTACCATTATAGACAGAGAGGGTGAAGCGCATACCATCGATGCCCCGACAGATATGAATATGAACCTTATGGAGGTGATCCGTTCTTATGAGCTGGCTCCTGAAGGAACTATTGGTATTTGCGGAGGGATGGCGATGTGTGCTTCCTGCCAGTGCTATATACATAACTTTGAACATATGCTTCCCGAGAAAAGCTACGAGGAGGAAGATATGCTGGATCAGGCATTTTTTGTTGAAGACAATAGCCGATTAAGCTGTCAGATTCCGATCACTGAAGACCTGGAGGGTCTGGAAGTAAAGATCGCTCCGGCATCAGAATAA
- a CDS encoding MGMT family protein, with protein MSDNQGFFERVYEVCRKIPYGRVTSYGAIAKYLGAARSARMVGWAMNASHNLEDVPAHRVVNRNGVLTGKHHFGGSDAMKQLLEAENVKVEGLQVENFKDLFWDPVQELS; from the coding sequence ATGTCCGATAATCAGGGATTTTTTGAAAGAGTATATGAAGTTTGTCGAAAGATCCCATATGGCAGAGTGACCTCCTATGGAGCTATCGCCAAATATCTTGGAGCAGCCAGAAGTGCTCGAATGGTTGGATGGGCAATGAATGCGTCTCATAACTTAGAAGATGTCCCGGCGCATCGCGTAGTAAATCGTAATGGAGTTCTTACCGGGAAACATCATTTTGGAGGGAGTGATGCCATGAAACAATTACTAGAAGCAGAAAATGTCAAGGTCGAGGGCTTACAGGTTGAGAATTTCAAGGATCTTTTCTGGGATCCGGTTCAGGAGCTTTCCTGA
- a CDS encoding DUF5004 domain-containing protein: MKRFLKINGLILGLSIAGLVISCNAEDMVEESELIKVSNATAISPNDMVGQWDLSQMIADAPVDLDGDDQSSTNLLDETSCFNTMNITFFNDGTFNTNNATMSFEEGAGNNEFSCISSRMDGGDWEVRNDSLILTMMIDTYMYTHKKAINMQANTFGFDVTKIESDQYVDDPGNTQASEIRILELGYTRAE, from the coding sequence ATGAAAAGGTTTTTAAAAATTAATGGTCTCATATTGGGACTTTCTATAGCGGGATTAGTTATAAGTTGTAACGCGGAGGATATGGTTGAGGAATCGGAGCTTATAAAGGTAAGTAATGCCACTGCCATAAGTCCAAATGATATGGTTGGGCAATGGGATCTTAGCCAAATGATTGCCGATGCTCCGGTTGATCTGGATGGGGATGATCAAAGCAGCACAAATTTATTGGATGAGACTTCATGTTTTAACACAATGAACATAACTTTTTTCAACGATGGAACGTTTAATACTAATAATGCGACCATGAGTTTTGAAGAGGGAGCCGGGAATAATGAGTTTTCATGTATTTCAAGTCGGATGGATGGTGGCGATTGGGAAGTGAGAAATGATAGTTTGATCCTTACCATGATGATAGATACTTATATGTATACACATAAAAAGGCTATTAATATGCAGGCGAATACTTTTGGATTTGATGTTACGAAAATTGAATCTGATCAATATGTGGATGATCCGGGGAATACTCAGGCATCTGAAATAAGAATTTTGGAATTGGGATATACCAGAGCGGAATAA
- a CDS encoding acyl-CoA dehydrogenase family protein — MKPDLFQSPDYYNLDELLSDEHKMVRDATREWVKREVSPIIEEAAQEAKFPKQLINGLAEIGAFGPYIPEEYGGAGLDQISYGLIMQEIERGDSGIRSTASVQSSLVMYPIFKYGTEEQRKKYLPKLASGEMIGCFGLTEPDFGSNPGGMVTNFKDKGDHYLLNGAKMWISNSPFADIAIVWAKNEEGRIHGLIVERGMKGLSTPETHNKWSLRASATGELIFDNVKVPKENLMPNKSGLGAPLGCLDSARYGIAWGAIGAAMDCYDTALRYAQERIQFDKPIASKQLQQKKLAEMITEITKAQLMAWRLGVLRNEGKATSAQISMAKRNNVEMAIKIAREARQILGGMGITGEYSIMRHMMNLESVITYEGTHDIHLLITGMDITGHAAF, encoded by the coding sequence ATGAAACCAGATCTTTTTCAGTCTCCTGATTATTACAATCTTGACGAGCTTTTAAGCGACGAACATAAAATGGTGCGCGACGCTACCAGAGAATGGGTTAAGCGTGAAGTTTCCCCAATTATTGAAGAAGCGGCGCAGGAAGCTAAATTTCCAAAACAACTTATTAATGGTCTTGCCGAAATAGGCGCTTTTGGACCATATATACCTGAAGAATACGGAGGCGCCGGTCTTGACCAGATCTCTTACGGACTGATCATGCAGGAAATTGAACGCGGTGACAGCGGTATTCGCTCTACGGCTTCAGTTCAGTCCTCTTTGGTAATGTATCCCATATTTAAATACGGAACAGAAGAACAAAGAAAAAAATACCTGCCCAAATTGGCTTCCGGAGAAATGATAGGGTGCTTCGGATTAACAGAGCCCGATTTTGGTTCCAATCCGGGAGGGATGGTTACTAATTTTAAAGACAAAGGCGACCATTACCTTTTAAACGGAGCGAAAATGTGGATATCAAACTCACCATTTGCTGATATCGCCATTGTATGGGCCAAAAATGAGGAAGGCAGAATACACGGATTAATAGTTGAGCGTGGAATGAAAGGACTTTCAACTCCCGAAACCCATAATAAATGGTCCCTAAGAGCCAGTGCAACCGGAGAACTTATCTTCGATAATGTAAAAGTTCCTAAGGAAAACCTAATGCCAAACAAATCGGGACTTGGAGCTCCATTAGGATGTCTTGACTCTGCTCGCTATGGTATCGCCTGGGGAGCAATTGGAGCTGCCATGGACTGTTATGATACAGCACTAAGATATGCTCAGGAACGCATTCAATTCGACAAACCAATCGCCTCAAAACAGCTTCAGCAAAAGAAACTGGCAGAGATGATCACCGAGATCACAAAAGCGCAATTGATGGCATGGCGACTTGGAGTCTTAAGAAATGAAGGAAAAGCAACTTCGGCTCAAATATCCATGGCTAAAAGAAACAATGTGGAAATGGCTATTAAGATCGCCAGAGAAGCACGCCAGATCCTGGGAGGTATGGGTATTACCGGAGAATATAGCATTATGCGCCATATGATGAACCTGGAAAGTGTGATCACCTATGAAGGTACTCATGATATTCACTTGCTAATTACCGGGATGGATATTACGGGGCATGCAGCTTTCTAA
- a CDS encoding NAD(P)/FAD-dependent oxidoreductase gives MIKTDILIIGAGPTGLFAVFEAGLLKLKCHLIDALPQPGGQCSEIYPKKPIYDIPGFPEVLAGDLVDNLMEQIKPFEPGFTLGERAETIDKQEDGSFIVTTSKGTKHHAPVVVIAGGLGSFEPRKPPIPGIQDFEDKGVAYIIRDPEVYRDKRVVVAGGGDSALDWSIYLADVAKEVSLVHRRKDFRGALDSVEKVEELSKVGKINLITDAEVVDLKGEDKLDAVMIRHKDEARGEEFKETDNFIPLFGLSPKLGPIANWGLEIEKNAIKVDNTYDYQTNIPGIYAIGDVNTYKGKLKLILCGFHEAAIMCQSAYQRINPDKKYVMKYTTVSGVSGFDGSKKEAKREVVKSIN, from the coding sequence ATGATTAAAACTGATATACTTATTATTGGTGCAGGGCCTACCGGCCTTTTCGCCGTATTTGAAGCGGGATTATTAAAACTTAAATGTCATCTGATAGATGCACTTCCTCAACCGGGAGGGCAATGCTCAGAGATATATCCTAAAAAACCTATCTATGATATCCCAGGTTTCCCCGAAGTTTTGGCAGGAGACCTTGTAGATAATCTTATGGAACAAATCAAGCCTTTTGAGCCTGGATTCACACTCGGGGAAAGGGCAGAAACCATAGATAAGCAAGAGGATGGAAGTTTTATAGTAACTACCAGTAAGGGAACTAAGCATCATGCTCCTGTTGTTGTTATTGCGGGTGGCCTTGGTAGTTTTGAGCCAAGAAAACCACCTATTCCTGGTATTCAGGATTTTGAGGATAAGGGTGTAGCCTATATAATTCGCGATCCTGAGGTTTACCGTGATAAACGTGTGGTGGTAGCCGGAGGGGGTGATTCTGCTCTGGACTGGAGTATATATCTTGCAGACGTGGCTAAAGAAGTATCTCTGGTTCACAGAAGGAAAGATTTCCGTGGCGCCCTGGATTCGGTAGAAAAAGTTGAAGAGCTTTCTAAGGTTGGTAAGATCAATCTTATTACAGACGCTGAGGTAGTAGACCTGAAAGGTGAGGATAAGCTGGATGCTGTAATGATAAGGCATAAAGATGAGGCTAGAGGTGAAGAGTTTAAAGAGACCGATAATTTTATACCTCTGTTCGGGCTTTCTCCAAAACTTGGTCCAATTGCCAATTGGGGTCTGGAGATTGAAAAGAACGCGATTAAAGTTGATAATACTTACGATTATCAAACCAATATACCCGGTATTTATGCTATTGGTGATGTGAATACCTATAAGGGTAAATTAAAGCTTATTCTTTGTGGTTTCCATGAAGCGGCCATTATGTGTCAAAGTGCGTATCAGCGTATTAATCCTGATAAAAAATACGTGATGAAATATACCACTGTAAGTGGGGTAAGTGGATTTGACGGAAGTAAAAAAGAAGCAAAAAGAGAAGTAGTAAAAAGCATAAATTAA